From one Catellatospora sp. IY07-71 genomic stretch:
- a CDS encoding MFS transporter, whose product MFRDALPTRPEARRMLIGTAFSSLGRGLTLPFLYIYLTEVRHLPGSTVGLLIGWFGLLTLVVSPIGGTLIDRYGARRVVLPALLLEAAGMGLLALADNAWLALAALTLGGLGASSIWAGQTTIFSSLTGEQERQRVFGLQFALLNLGIGVGSAISGTVVDTTRPGTFQLIYVLDMLCYAGPFVILASMPRVGRRLVADPAQQTGKPAGRGYAEVVRHRPFRRLLIFSVLLTASGYAQLEVGFAGFATTVAGVTPQVVGYAFTANTVVIVLAQLVVIKKLQGRSRTRALAVVGAVFAAAWLVLGLAGLVDGRNALLSAACVIVFGAVFATGETLLSPISPALVNALATDELRGRYNALSGMVWGLSAVIAPITAGPLLGAGLGAVWIGLVIVGTLSASLVALSLRGLITAEQDGLTAPAAPAVLATASA is encoded by the coding sequence ATGTTCCGCGACGCCCTGCCCACGCGGCCCGAAGCACGCCGGATGCTGATCGGCACCGCCTTCTCCTCGCTGGGCCGAGGGCTCACGCTGCCGTTCCTCTACATCTACCTGACCGAGGTGCGGCACCTGCCCGGCAGCACGGTCGGCCTCCTGATCGGCTGGTTCGGCCTGCTCACCCTGGTCGTCTCGCCGATCGGCGGCACCCTGATCGACCGGTACGGCGCACGCCGCGTGGTGCTGCCCGCGCTGCTGCTGGAGGCGGCGGGCATGGGCCTGCTGGCACTGGCCGACAACGCCTGGCTGGCCCTGGCGGCGCTGACCCTGGGCGGCCTCGGCGCCTCGTCCATCTGGGCCGGACAGACCACGATCTTCAGCTCGCTGACCGGCGAGCAGGAGCGCCAGCGCGTCTTCGGGCTACAGTTCGCGCTGCTCAACCTCGGCATCGGCGTCGGCTCGGCGATCTCCGGCACCGTCGTCGACACCACCCGGCCGGGCACCTTCCAGCTGATCTACGTGCTCGACATGCTCTGCTACGCGGGACCGTTCGTCATCCTGGCCTCGATGCCGCGGGTCGGCCGCCGACTCGTCGCCGACCCGGCGCAGCAGACCGGCAAGCCCGCCGGCCGGGGGTACGCCGAGGTCGTGCGGCACCGGCCGTTCCGCCGCCTGCTGATCTTCAGCGTGCTGCTGACCGCGTCGGGGTACGCCCAGCTCGAAGTCGGTTTCGCAGGCTTCGCCACCACGGTGGCCGGGGTGACCCCACAGGTCGTCGGCTACGCCTTCACCGCCAACACCGTGGTCATCGTGCTGGCGCAGCTCGTCGTGATCAAGAAACTGCAGGGTCGCAGCCGGACCCGCGCGCTGGCCGTGGTCGGCGCGGTCTTCGCCGCGGCCTGGCTCGTGCTCGGCCTGGCCGGGCTCGTCGACGGCAGGAACGCGCTGCTCAGCGCCGCCTGCGTGATCGTCTTCGGAGCCGTCTTCGCCACCGGCGAGACGCTGCTCTCGCCGATCAGCCCGGCGCTGGTCAACGCCCTCGCCACCGACGAGCTGCGCGGCCGGTACAACGCGCTGTCGGGCATGGTGTGGGGCCTGTCCGCCGTCATCGCGCCGATCACCGCCGGTCCGCTGCTCGGCGCCGGGCTGGGCGCGGTCTGGATCGGGCTGGTCATCGTCGGCACGCTGTCGGCCTCGCTGGTGGCGCTGTCGTTGCGCGGCCTGATCACCGCCGAGCAGGACGGGCTCACGGCCCCGGCCGCACCCGCAGTGCTCGCGACCGCGTCCGCCTGA
- a CDS encoding VOC family protein: MVRIGAIVWQVSDVGRASEFWRGALGYEATPDNPDFLADPRGSGPRLHLDTTDRMHLDLWAEDAAEQRAEVERLVSLGARVVEDWVYPEDADFVVLADPDGNLFCVIDRSA, encoded by the coding sequence ATGGTGCGTATCGGGGCGATCGTGTGGCAGGTGTCCGACGTCGGCCGGGCGAGCGAGTTCTGGCGCGGCGCGCTCGGCTACGAGGCCACCCCCGACAACCCCGACTTCCTGGCCGACCCGCGCGGCAGTGGGCCGCGCCTGCACCTGGACACCACCGACCGGATGCACCTCGACCTGTGGGCGGAGGACGCGGCCGAGCAGCGGGCCGAGGTCGAGCGGCTGGTGTCGCTGGGCGCCCGGGTCGTCGAGGACTGGGTCTACCCCGAGGACGCCGACTTCGTCGTGCTCGCCGACCCGGACGGCAACCTGTTCTGCGTGATCGACAGGTCCGCCTGA